ATTTAATGTAAAATTATGGAGTGTACAAAATGAACAGGTTTAAACAATGGCTTACAGTTTAGATTTGAGGCAAAGAGTAGTAGCTTATATAGAAGCTGGAGGAAAAATAACTGAGGCTTCCAAGATATATAAAATAGGAAAAGCCTCGATATACAGATGGTTAAATAGAGTAGATTTAAGCCCAACAAAAGTAGAGCGTCGCCATAGGAAATTAGACTGGGAAGCTCTAAAAAAAGACGTAGAAGAAAATCCCGATGCAAGATTGATAGACAGAGCCAAGAAATTTGGAGTGAGGCCGAGTGCCGTATATTACGCATTAAAGAAAATGAAAATAAACAGAAAAAAAAAAGAACTACGTTATCGAGAAAGAAACCGGGAGGAACGAGTTAAGTACTATAGAATGTTAAGAGAACTAATTAAGCTCTATGGTAGTCAAGCTATAGTTTACATAGATGAATCTGGATTCGAAGCAATCCAGGCTTGTATTTATGCCTGGTCAAAAAAAGGAAAAAAAGTTTATGGAGATAGACAAGGAAAAAGGGGAGTCAGAGAAAATCTAGTAGCAGGGAGAAGAAAAGGAAAAAAAGATTTGATTGCGCCGATGGTTTTTACCGGGAGTTTGAATGCAGAAGGCTTTGAAGGATGGTTAAATTTATATTTGCTATCCTCCCTCGACATTCCATCAATATTAATAATGGATAATGCTCCTATTCATCGTAAAACTGCCATTAAAGAATTGGCTAAAGAAGCAGGTCATGAAGTTCTTTTTTTGCCGAAATATTCTCCTGATTTAAATGATATTGAGCATGACTTTAGTGCCTTGAAACGAGCTAGAATGTACGCTCCTATTGACACGTCTCTTGATGAAATTATCCGTTCTTACTGTGGCGTTTAGCGTCTCAGCTTTATTTGAAACTACTACATTATCGGAACAACATTAATCAATTTCGGACGGCCACCGTTCCTCTAGTTGACCAGCATTAACTTTGAGAATCTGGGCCGATCGCCGCCAGCGGTCATCAAAACGACTTAAATGGGTGGTGGTGATCAGGGTTTGAAAACGATCCTCAATGGCCATTAACAATTGTCCCTGGCGATCGAGGTCTAATTCCGCCAAGACATCGTCCAATAACAACAGTGGTGGTTCTCCAATAACCGTTTCAATCAAGCTCAATTCCGCCAATTTTAATGCTAGGACTAGAGTTCTTTGCTGTCCCTGGGAGCCATAGGTTCTAGCGGGAGTGTCGTCGAGGACAAACCCCACTTCGTCCCGATGGGGCCCCACCACCGTTGTCCCCAGATGTAATTCTGCCGATCGCCGTTGGGCTAATTTTTCTAAAAAAGCCTGGTGCACCACTTCCGGATCATCCCCCACCCAGGTGACATTGGGTTGATAGGTAACGGTCAGGGTTTCATTGCCACCGCTAATGCGCCCATGCCATTCCTGGGCCAAAGGAGCAAGACGGGCTAAACCCCTCGCCCGACGGCGGACTACCCTAGTGCCCATTTCCACCAACTGCTGGTCCCAGAGAGACAAAGAAGCTGTCGACTCTTCCCCCAAAGCTAGTCCCGTTTCCCATTGTTGTCGTAGGCTTTTTAGTAGAGCATTTCTTTGCTTAACAATGTGCTGGTACTGCCCCAACAGATGGGCATAGAGGGGTTCTAGCTGGGTTAACAAAGTATCTAGCCATTGACGGCGACAATCGGGCGCTCCCCGGACTAAATCCAAATCTAAACAGGAAAATTCCACCGCATTTAAACAGCCTAAAAAATCCAACTGACGACGACATTGATTTTGGTTAATGCGTAGGTTGCGCCGCCCCGATCGCCGTAGGTCAATTTCTAACTCCGCCACACTGTATTGCCTTTCCAGTAGGGCTTTAATTTGCCCATTGGCCGCCCCGTCTAGCACCAATTCCTGATCCCGACTAGTGCGATGGCTTTTGAGCGTTGCCAACAGTTCCACCGCTTCCAATAAGTTAGATTTCCCCTGGGCATTATTGCCCACCAAAATGGTTTTTTGAGCAGAAAATTCCACCTCTTCTTCGAGGTAATTGCGAAAGGCCCGTAAATAGAGTTTTTTCAGGTACATTTTCCAACTAAACGGGGCAAAAATTGGCAATATTTTCTAGCTTAGGAAGCAAACTGTTGGGCGTGGAAACGAGCATAACGACCTTGGTGGGCCATTAACTCCTGATGGCTACCCATTTCGACAATTTCTCCCCTTTCCAACACCACAATGCGGGTGGCTTTACGCACGGTGGCTAAACGGTGGGCAATGACAAACACAGTTCTTTCTTGGACAATGCGCTCCAAGGCTTCCTGCACCAAAGCTTCCGACTCCGAATCAAGGGCAGAAGTCGCTTCGTCCAAGATTAAAATGCTGGGATTTCTTAAAACCGCCCTAGCAATGGCAATGCGCTGACGTTGGCCGCCCGAAAGGGTAACCCCCCGTTCCCCCACATAGGTATAATACCCTTGACTTAATTCAGTGATAAATTGGTGGGCATTGGCAATGCGGGCCGCCTCCTCAATCGCTGCCAAATCTAAATCAGTTTTGCCGAACGCAATATTTTGGGCGATCGTGCCGGAAAAAAGGATATTTTCTTGGGGCACAATGGCAATTTGTTCTCGCAAACTTTTCAACGTAATGCTATCAATGGCATGGCCGTCAATACGTAAACAGCCGCCAGTCACGTTATGGAGTCGCATTAACAAGTTTACCAGGGTACTTTTGCCCGCCCCCGAAGCCCCCACCAAAGCGATCATTTCCCCCGGCTGGGCTTGTAAATTAATCCCTTTTAAGACCAGTTTATCTTCTAGATAGGCAAAGTCCACATGGTCATAATCCACCGCTCCTTGGAGATGGTCAATGGCGATCGCCGTGGGGCTATCTTCCACCGAAGGTTGCAGGTCGAAAATTTCAAAAATGCGGTCAACGGAGGCTTCTCCCTGTTTGAACAAATTGTAATTGCTGGTGATGTGACTAATGGGGTCAATCAACATTGCTACCCCGGTGACGTAGCTAATAAATTCAATGCCAGTTAAATTACCGAGGGAAATTTGCCAAGCCGCCAGGCAAAATAAAACCACCACTCCCATAGCTTCTAAAAAACCCACTACGACAAACTGTAACGCCTTCATCCGTTCGGCCAAAAACTGCGATCGCCGATGTTGTTGGGCCTCTTCCCGGAATAAATCTAACTGATAATCTTCTGCGGCAAAGGCTTTAACTAAACGGATGGCTCCCAACGTTTCCGTCAACAAAGAAGACAGATTAGAAATCCGAGTCTGGCTACGGCGACTAAACTTTAATAACTGTTCTCCAAAAAAGCCAATTAGCACCGCCATTAAGGGAGCAATTACCAATACCGCACAGGTCAGGGCCCAGTTGAGATAGAACATGTAACCAAACACCACCACCAGTTGCAACGCCGAAGGGACAAAATCGTGGAATAACTTATTCACCACTTCCCCAATGCGGTCAATATCCTCCGTCAGCCGGTAGGACAAATCCCCCGTTTTTGCTTCTTCAAAATAGCTCAGGCTTAGTCGTTGCAGATGGGCATAGGTCTGTTCCCGCAGAGTTAATGCCATATTGAGGGCAGCCTTGGCCATGAGGGTATCCTGCCCATACTGGGCCATGCCCCGCACCAGAAAAATCCCCGCTGCGACCCCCGCCATGATTAAAATGGAGCGCACATCCCCTGCACCGATATATTTGGCCATGCGCCCCACCAACCAGGCTAGAATGGGCCAAAAAACAGTGAATAGCAGAGTACAGAGGAAAGCCAGCCCAATAGTCCGCCGATGGGGACGAATATAGGGGATTAACAGCCAGTAGCGGGATTTAAGGGAAGATTTTTTCTGCAAAGGACTAAATTACGTCGGGAAAAGAACCCCGTTGATTCTACCAAAATGTTACTGTTCCAGGGGGTGGGGAATGGGAACTCCATTGGGATGATGCTTCCTGTTCTCGCCCTGTTACTGGGTCCCTAATTATTCCCTATCCTTTGGACACCGGGGGTAATGCACCGGAATAAATCAGTCCTTTTTGGGCATCGATGGTGACAATGGCTCCATCTCGAATCTTTTGGGTAGCGCCTTTAAAACCCACAATGACCGGCACCCCCAGCCGCAAACCAATAATGGCCGCATGGCTAGTCAGGCTTTCTTCTTCGGTGATAATGCCCGCCGCCCGTCGCATCATGTCCACACAATCAGCGTTGGTAGAGGGAACTACTAAAATTTCTCCCTGGGTAAATTGGGCGATCGCCTGGGGACGACTGGCAACCCTGGCCCGGCCACTTACAGCTCCTTGGCCAATACCTACACCCCGACCAAGAATGGCCTTGACCACTTCCACTTTGATTAAATCCGTCGAACCGGCAACTCCCTGCAATGTCCCGGCGGTCATCACCACCAAATCTCCATCCCGGAGAAAATGGTTTTCCTGGGCCACGTTAATGGCGGCTTGGAACGTTTGGCTGGTGGAAGGTAAATCCAATACCAACAGGGGCTTAACTCCCCACACCAACTGCAACTGACGGGACACATCCACATGGGGCGTAACGGCCAGAATGGGGGTTTTGGGGCGGAACTTTGACACATGGCGGGCGGTGGATCCGGTCTTAGTCAAAGACATAATAGCCGCCGCGTTGAGGGTTTCCGCAATCTGGCTAACGGCGCTGGAAATAGCATTGGGAATAGAAGTGCGACTGGCTTCCGCTTGGGAAGGATTGATATCTTCCTGTTCAATGCGCTCCGCAATTTTGGCCATAATAGCCACTGCTTCCACGGGAAATTTACCGATCGCCGTTTCGTTGGAGAGCATCACCGCATCGGTACCATCGAGGATGGCATTGGCCACGTCGGACACTTCAGCCCTAGTAGGTCGGGGGCTGTTGACCATACTGTCCAACATTTGGGTAGCAGTAATGACAGGAATGCCCAACCGGTTAGCAGTGGCAATGAGTTTCTTTTGCAAAATAGGTACATCTTCTGCGGGTAGTTCTACCCCCAAGTCCCCCCGGGCCACCATGACACCGTCACATTTTTCCAGCACCGCCTGCATATCCTTAATCGCTTCGTGCTTCTCAATTTTGGCGATTACCGGCACGGATTTCCCTGCCGCCGCAATTAACCCCTTAATCTCATCAATATCCTGGGGATTACGAACAAAACTCAGGGCCACCCAGTCCACCCCTTGGTCCAGCCCGAACATCAAATCTTCCTTATCTTTATCGGTCATGGCCTTAACGGAAAGGCAGACCCCGGGAAAATTAACCCCTTTATTGCTGGAAAGGGTTCCCCCCACAATCACCCGACAGTGGAGATCCCGGGCAACAGTGTCCACTTCCTCCACCAACATTTCCAGTTTGCCGTCGTCGAGCAAAATTCTTGCCCCAGAAGGTACTTCGTCGGCTAAATATTCGTAGCTAATGGAACTAATGGTTTCCGTACATTCCACCGGGCGACTGGTGAGGGTATAGGGATCACCGTTTTTGAGTTGCACAGAGCCGGCATCATTGAGAAATTTGCCCACCCGAATCTTTGGCCCCTGTAAATCCTGGAGAATGCCCACTGGTTGGTTCAGTTCAAAGGCAATCTGGCGAATCAAACGGATACTTTGTTGGTGGTAAGCGTGGTCTCCGTGGGAAAAATTGAGGCGGAAAGTGGTAGCACCGGCTTGGATCAGTTGTCTCAGCACTTCCTTGCTTTGGGTCGCGGGGCCAATGGTAGCGACGATTTTGGTACGACGGGGAAGGGGAGACGTTTGCATAATGGGCTGAAATTAGGGGCAGTTAAATATAATAGTTAAGGCCGTCTGCTTTTAAGCGGTGTTAGGGAAATATTCTCATTATCCGCCACGATCGCCGTTTCAGTTGCATCGGCTTACAGGGCCAACGATGGTAGGCTGGGCTTTGGGCAATTTTTCCCAATAGTCTGCACAGTTTGATGGGTTTGCTATGAATGCTTCCGCTCAGTTGACGTTGTTAAAGGATTACAGTCGTTTAGAAATCCGTATTCCCCAGAATGACCAGGAAAGGGAAGATTTACGCCAAGCCATTGTCTGGATTTGTGGCCAGAGTGAAGCGGAAAATTTTGGCATTTGTGCCGACGACCAAGCTAGTGCGGAAAATGCTTTGGGGCAATATCTACAGGGGTTGGATTACGGAGAGGCGATCGCCATGGAACCAGGTAAAACCATTGAAGGGCCAGTGTATTTGAAATGCCAGAGCCAATCCCTGCGCTTTTATCTCGACAGTTATGACGGGGATTATCGGGGAGTATTAATTTCCTGTCAGGCGGAGGATGATACCTTAGCGGGAACCTACGGTTATTTTCCGCTGGATTTGTTTGCCGGTTGAGCTGAATTTAGGAACCCTGGCAAAACTCCCATCCCCAAGAATTTGTTTGAAAAGTTTTATTTTGCTCCCTAAATTTCCTCGCTAAGAGCATGTTTGGAAAGTTGAGTTTTGGCTGTTTAATCCCCCCTAGCCCCCCTTGGGAAGGGGGGAATTGTCGCAAAAGTCCCCTTTTTTAAAGGGGATTTAGGGGGATAAATACCTAGCCTTGCACTTTTCAAACACTTTCTAAAGCTCCGGCAATACTGGGGGAATTTTACTTAACTTCCCCCCAAACTTGGGGGCCAGGGGGGCTTTTGAAACACGCTCTAAAGGTGAGTTACCGAGTCCACTTTCCCGTCATTGTTGAAACTGTTCCTCACTTTTCTCGCTGGGGAGGGAAGCCCTAATCAAATAAACGGAAATAGGGATAGCGCTTGGGAATACCCTTTTCCTTTTCCAGATCAAAGTTAATTACCTGCCAACAATCGTCCGCTGTACCTGGGGCACTGAATTCCACTGGTAAACCGTAAAGACGAGGCAGAGGACTATCCTTATCTTCGGGATTGCGCCAGCTACCTTGCCGTTGCAGATAAACGCTGACTAGATCGTAGTAACGGTGGGCGATGATGACCTTGGTGGCCCGGTAACCTTCCGTGTAGAGCCGGTCCAAGGCTTCGTGAATTTCAAAGCGGATACCGTCGGGGTGGGTGTGTTGCCGGTACCATTCCCCCTGCCATAGCCGCCAGTGGCGACCCGATTGCAAATGGACTAAATCCTCTGTGTCGGGGTTAACTTCAAAGGCTCCATGGCGATTACAAAGGTAAGTGTCCGTCAGGGTCAAGGCCGGAATAGTTTGCCGACAGTGGGGGCACTGGATTTCTGGGCCGAAAAGGGGATACTGTAAACCGAGATTTTGCATGGAAAACCGTTGAAATGGGCGGTTAAAGCAGAGGCCCCCACATTATAACCAAGGGATCTTTTCCTGGGTTTCTGGCTTAAACTGAGGCTGACCATCATTTTTTTCCCCCGGCGATCGCCTATGTTAGACGCCCTCGACCTTTCCCTTAATCTGGACAAACAGAGTTACAAGGAACAGTTGGAAGATTTAATGCAACAGTTGCGGAGTCTACAACAGTCCTGTTGGGAAGAAAAAATTCCGGTGATTATTGTTTTGGAAGGTTGGGCCGCCGCCGGTAAGGGTACATTGCTGAAGAAAATTGTTAACTATATGGACCCGAGGGGATTTTCCGTTAATCCCATCTTTGCGGCCAATGAACAGGAGAGGATGTATCCCTTTCTTTGGCGTTTTTGGCAAAAGCTTCCCCCCAAGGGGAGTTTGGGCTTTTTCTATCATAGTTGGTACACCAATTGTCTAGAGGAGCGGTTATTTGGTCGTATTCCTGCCGTCCAGGCTCCCTTAGTAATGCGGGATATCAACGCTTTTGAGCGTCAGTTAGTGGAAGACGGAGCGGCGATCGCCAAATTTTGGGTACATATCAGTCAAAAAGAATTAAAAAAACGTCTGAAAAAGTACGAAGCTGACGAGCTAGAAATGTGGCGGGTGCGGCCAGAAGATTGGCAACAGGAAAAACGCTACCAGGAATACTCCAGTCTAGTGGAGGAAATGCTCACCTACACCAGCACTGGCTATGGTCCCTGGACTCTGGTGGAAGGGGATTGTGAACGGTGGTCCAGGGTAAAAGTACTTTCCCAACTGGTGGCGGTAATCGTCCAAGCCCTAGACCAAAAACGGGCCAAGGCCAACGCCAAAATTGAACCCATCCCTCCCCAAAAAGAATTGCTCCCCACTGAGCCCAATTTCCTGGCCAAGGTGGATTTGAGTGTGCAACTGAGCAAGGATGACTATCGGCAACGGTTGCGGGACAGCCAGATTGAATTGCGTAAACTACAGGCGAAGATTTACCAAGAAAAAGTGCCAGTAATTGCCCTGTTTGAAGGTTGGGATGCCGCCGGAAAGGGAGGAGCGATCAAACGTTTAACCGACACCTTGGACCCCCGCAGTTACCAGGTCAACACCTTTGCCGCCCCCACGGAGGAAGAAGCCCAATTCCATTACCTCTGGCGCTTTTGGCGTCGTATTCCCCCCGGCGGGAAAATCAGTATTTTTGACCGCAGTTGGTACGGTCGGGTGATGGTGGAAAGAGTAGAAGGTTTTGCGAGGGAAAAGGAATGGTTACGGGCTTACCGGGAAATCAATGAGTTGGAGGCGGAATTGACAGCGGAAGGCTATGTGGTGGTGAAATTTTTCCTCCATATCAGCCCCGAAGAACAATTGGCCCGGTTTGAAGAACGGCAAAACAATCCCTTCAAGCAATATAAACTCACGGATGAAGACTGGCGCAATCGGGAGAAATGGCCTCTCTATGACGTTGCCGTGAATCAGATGATTGCCCGCACCAACACCCCCGTCGCTCCCTGGACAGTGGTGCCTGCCAACGATAAATATTTCGCTCGGGTCCAAGTGATTCAAACGGTGGTAGATGCAGTGAAAATGGAACTCAAACGCCGGGGCAAGGATTAACCTCTCCTGGCACCTCTGCCCACCGTGATAAAATGCCCTTTAATTTGATCCAGACCCCTAACCCCATATTGCCGTGGTTCTAGCATCTTCCCGTCCCCCTTCCCCCACCAATTCCCCGGCCGATCGCCAGGGGACTTTGCAAGCCTGGTTAACAGGTCTCAGTCAGCGCATTATTGACGGCGATCGCCTAACCCGGGAAGAAGCATTACAGTTGGCGGCGATCGAGGGGGAAGAGAATATTCTTTTGCTCTGTGAAGCAGCCAATCGCATTCGGGAAGCCTGCTGTGGCAATGTGGTGGATCTGTGTAGCATCATCAATGTTAAATCCGGTAACTGCTCGGAAAACTGCGGCTTTTGCTCCCAGTCTAGTCACCATCCCGACCCCAATTCCCCCATTTACGGTCTGAAAACGGAAGCAGAAATTTTAGAACAGGCCAGGGCGGCAGCGGCGGCGGGAGCTAAACGCTTTTGCTTAGTTAGTCAGGGTCGGGGCCCCAAATACCATAGCCCCAAGGATCGAGAATTTGAGCAGATCCTGGCCACAGTGCGGCAAATTATCCAGGAAACCAACATCAAGCCCTGTTGCGCGTTGGGGGAAGTGACCCCGGAACAGGCCCAGCAATTGAAGGAAGCTGGGGTGACTCGTTATAACCATAACTTGGAAGCATCCGCTACCTATTACGACAAAATTGTCAGCACCCACACCTGGCAAGACCGGGTAGATACGGTGAAAAACCTTAAGGCAGCGGGCATTCAAGCTTGCACTGGCGGCATTTTAGGCATGGGAGAAACCTGGGAAGACCGCATTGATCTAGCTTTGGCTCTGCGGGAACTGGAAGTGGAATCCGTGCCCCTGAATCTACTCAATCCCCGCCCCGGTACTCCTTTGGGGGAACAACAAAAGTTAAATCCCTACGATGCCCTCAAGGCGATCGCCATTTTCCGGTTTATTTTGCCCCAACAAATTATTCGCTATGCTGGGGGCCGGGAAGCGGTGATGGGAGAATTACAGGATTTAGGGCTAAAAGCGGGCATTAACGCTATGCTAGTGGGCCATTATTTAACTACCCTGGGCCAGCCTCCCGAACGGGATCAAAAATTATTGGCATCCCTTGGCCTCGAAGGGGGAGAGGCCCCTATCCCCGGTGAATACCAATCCTGAACCTGACCTGGACCTTGTGACGGAGGAGATTGAACTCCCCAAGCCTTCCCTGCTAGCAGAAGTCCTGTTGGCGATCGCCGGACTGCTGTTGACTGTTTTCTGTACGTTCGTGCAGGTATTTGCCACCAATCCCCCTTGGCAATGGTGGGAGGATGGCATTTATTCCAATCCCCTGGGCACAACCTACCAGGTGGGGGCCGTATTGCTCACCGCCTGTTTGGGAGGGGCTAGAGCCGGGGCGATCGCCCAGTTAGGTTACATTATGCTGGGCCTAGCTTGGTTGCCAATTTTTGCCCATGGCGGCGGCTGGGACTACTGGCAACAGCCCACCTTTGGCTACCTATTAGGTTTCATTCCGGGAGCTTGGGTCTGTGGTTGGTTAGCCTACCGTTCCCAAACCAAAATTGAAACCCTGGCCCTAGGTTGCCTAGTCGGTTTGGGAGTCATCCACGGTGCGGGTATAGTTTATCTAGGCATGATGGCTGTGTTGAAACTGGGTAATCCCCCCATTCTGTCCCTGGCAGACCTGCCCCAAGCTTTGCTGACTTTTTCCCTCATGGCATTGCCCGGCCAGATTATTCTGGTCTGTCTGACTGCTGTGCTGGCCTACTTTTTGCGGAGAATTTTATTCTATTGATGGCCCGGTCTTTTTCCCTCGCTAAAAACCCCCTCTTCTGGCAAGTGGCGATCGCCGGCATTATCCTGGATCAGCTCAGTAAACTTTGGGTGAGTCAGGCCATGGACCCCGTGGGCACCACTTGGCCGTTGTGGTCTGGAGTGTTCCATTTCACCTATGTGCTCAATACCGGGGCAGCGTTCAGTGCTTTTCGGGGCGGGGCTGGCTGGTTAAAATGGCTTTCCCTCGCAGTAAGCGTCGGCCTAATTATCTTTGCCGGCAAAGTTCCCCTCCGCAAGTTAGAACAGTTGGGTTACGGTTGCATTCTAGCGGGGGCGGTGGGCAATGGCATTGACCGTTTTTTATTCGGTCATGTAATCGACTTTTTGGATTTTCGCCTGATTAATTTCCCCATTTTCAACCTGGCCGATGTTTCCATTAACATTGGCATTGCCGCCCTGCTCTGGGCCAGTTTTTTCCCAGTTTCTTCCCGCAAGGTTGATTAAAACTTAAAGCAACTGCCAGAGACGACCGCCTATAAATCAGTGGTTTGAGTCTCAATGAAGATTAGCGTTAGGATCGAAAGGATGGGAGTCTTAACTTTCCTGCTGGATTCCCATGAGTTACATCAGCCCTTTCAGAATGAAATACATAAACTTATACAAGTCAAGCTTTATGATCGAGTTTCTCTAATGTTAAGCCCTTTATAGAGACTTTGATGGATATAAACAGAACCTACCGCTGGAAGCAGTAAATCTGCATCTTCACAACGAAACCTAGCAGTTCCGGCATTACCAAGCCTAACACCAATGATTGATGCATCAAAGAGACGCATCATTAGCTCTCGTGAACTGTATTTTTCGCAGAGACTTTTAGCCTTCTCTTCAAGAAGAGCGAGAAATTCATCGACGGAATCATAACGATGTTGCGTTTGTCGCAACGATTCGACAAGATCACCGAAGTAAGGGAAAAGACGACGATATTCTTGCTTAAGATCTTCCACCTTCCAGCTACTGTATCGTTCTTCAGATTCCCTAATAGTATCTTTAGACACTTCTATTGCATCACTAGCTGATCTTTTCTGGCACTCTTGAAGAAACTGAATTACTTCTCGTGGCCTCAAGAAAGTGCGTTTTACTATGTAATTAAAAGGTGCAATACCACCACGCATATCTCCCTCCTCAAATATCTCATCAACAGATATATTATTAGGAAGTCGAGCATTGATCATATCTTTTAAAAGTTCTGGACTCCAAATTATTTCTTCTTCGATTGCTCTATGCTTATCTTTGTCATCAAATTGAAGACCTTGATAAATATCTGACCGAAGAAAAGTAATCACATGAATACCTTTTCCTGTAGCCAATGAATATTTATCATTTATTTCTTTAGTTGCTTTAAGAAGTCCAATCATTAAACTTTTTGATACCTCTGAACCATCCCATGAGTCATCGAGGCGATCTATCGCAACTATAACACCAAGGTCATTACATACGGCATTTATCGCGTCGAGGAGCAAATCAATAACTTGAGGCGTTAACATTTGTTGCTGCTTGTCACGTTCGAATCCAATACCAAACCCAAAAGCTTCAAGATTGAATGCGTTCAAGCCTTTTAGTAATGTCCTTACAGTATTTGTTGGTGTTGGTGCATTCTCGCCAAAGTTATTTGTAACAAATTTACAGATACGATCTAATGCCTTCCGAGCATTTTCGTCAAGCCTTTCAGGAGACACGTCTAACAAGACTGCTGAGGCATCAACTGCAATAGTAAATTTCCAAGCATTAGTATGAGCCTGTTCTAAAAGTAAGCCTTGCTCTTGGTAATCTTTCATTGCCCCCCAAGCATATTGATCTGGTGTCATTAAGCTTACTCGAACACTTTCTTTGTAGCGTTCCGTAGCCAATCGCAAGAGTTGAGTAAAGATTGCAGACTTTCCAGCTCCCTTTCGACCAAGAAAATGGGCACTACGAAAACGAAGAGATTGGTCTACCTGTGGTGTACTAATGAAGTAGTCCGCTAACCTCCGGTCAGCTTCTGCATCAACTGTGCCAAAATCTAAATCTTTAATAGTAAGACCTTTATCGGATAATTTCATATTGATTTCACTGAAAAATTGAAGAATTTACTGTCTTTGTAAGTGGTGCCCGCCGCATAACGCCAAGAGTCAGAAGCAGGTCGAAGTCTATGAAAAGACAGATCGCGGCTGCTCTCGTCTTCTACATCTTGATATTAGCTCTAGTCCGCGGCCCTTGAATAATAAAAGCGATCTTCAATTGGAAGAACCTCACTCCCGTCGCTGAGCGTCATTTTACGATCAGTGCAGACTCGCATAAAGTGAATGCCAAATAAGGTGAGTGAGACATGAGCCTTAAAGCTCCTATTTCCATCTTGCATATACCATATACTAATCCTTGCTTCTTCATCGACCGGAGTGTCATCGTATTTATGGATTATCAAGAGGCCCAGACGCTCCAAGTTGTTCAGTGCAACGCTTATCTGAACTATATTATATTTACGGGAGTCATTAGCATATGTGAATTCATCCGGTTTTGCCATTACTCTTAAGTGCAGAAGATATAGGACGTTCAACAGTTCAGCATCGACAATATCAACTTGTTTTAAGACTTCTACAAAAGACTTTGTTGAGTTAGTGCGATCAGATTCTGTTAAAGCAGAGGCAAGTAGGTTTGCCCAGAGGGTTTGCAGGTTTTCATCATCTTCGGAAAGTGCTGCACCCAGAAGTGGAAGACCAATCCGCAGAGGAAGACTAGAGATTTCTGGATTGCCCCGTTCAATTAATATGCGATCCAACTTGTCGCGCAAATGAAGGGCATTGCTAATTTTCCAGTGTTCTGTGTATTGCTTGACAATGTCGCCCAGATCCTGAATCGCCGGACCTATAA
The genomic region above belongs to Synechocystis sp. PCC 6803 substr. PCC-P and contains:
- a CDS encoding Abi-alpha family protein, encoding MSEIEESAKAVQEIAKATSNAIDKTSELSRFISQIIGPAIQDLGDIVKQYTEHWKISNALHLRDKLDRILIERGNPEISSLPLRIGLPLLGAALSEDDENLQTLWANLLASALTESDRTNSTKSFVEVLKQVDIVDAELLNVLYLLHLRVMAKPDEFTYANDSRKYNIVQISVALNNLERLGLLIIHKYDDTPVDEEARISIWYMQDGNRSFKAHVSLTLFGIHFMRVCTDRKMTLSDGSEVLPIEDRFYYSRAAD
- a CDS encoding P-loop ATPase, Sll1717 family, coding for MKLSDKGLTIKDLDFGTVDAEADRRLADYFISTPQVDQSLRFRSAHFLGRKGAGKSAIFTQLLRLATERYKESVRVSLMTPDQYAWGAMKDYQEQGLLLEQAHTNAWKFTIAVDASAVLLDVSPERLDENARKALDRICKFVTNNFGENAPTPTNTVRTLLKGLNAFNLEAFGFGIGFERDKQQQMLTPQVIDLLLDAINAVCNDLGVIVAIDRLDDSWDGSEVSKSLMIGLLKATKEINDKYSLATGKGIHVITFLRSDIYQGLQFDDKDKHRAIEEEIIWSPELLKDMINARLPNNISVDEIFEEGDMRGGIAPFNYIVKRTFLRPREVIQFLQECQKRSASDAIEVSKDTIRESEERYSSWKVEDLKQEYRRLFPYFGDLVESLRQTQHRYDSVDEFLALLEEKAKSLCEKYSSRELMMRLFDASIIGVRLGNAGTARFRCEDADLLLPAVGSVYIHQSLYKGLNIRETRS
- the lspA gene encoding signal peptidase II, which codes for MARSFSLAKNPLFWQVAIAGIILDQLSKLWVSQAMDPVGTTWPLWSGVFHFTYVLNTGAAFSAFRGGAGWLKWLSLAVSVGLIIFAGKVPLRKLEQLGYGCILAGAVGNGIDRFLFGHVIDFLDFRLINFPIFNLADVSINIGIAALLWASFFPVSSRKVD
- the pap gene encoding polyphosphate:AMP phosphotransferase — translated: MLDALDLSLNLDKQSYKEQLEDLMQQLRSLQQSCWEEKIPVIIVLEGWAAAGKGTLLKKIVNYMDPRGFSVNPIFAANEQERMYPFLWRFWQKLPPKGSLGFFYHSWYTNCLEERLFGRIPAVQAPLVMRDINAFERQLVEDGAAIAKFWVHISQKELKKRLKKYEADELEMWRVRPEDWQQEKRYQEYSSLVEEMLTYTSTGYGPWTLVEGDCERWSRVKVLSQLVAVIVQALDQKRAKANAKIEPIPPQKELLPTEPNFLAKVDLSVQLSKDDYRQRLRDSQIELRKLQAKIYQEKVPVIALFEGWDAAGKGGAIKRLTDTLDPRSYQVNTFAAPTEEEAQFHYLWRFWRRIPPGGKISIFDRSWYGRVMVERVEGFAREKEWLRAYREINELEAELTAEGYVVVKFFLHISPEEQLARFEERQNNPFKQYKLTDEDWRNREKWPLYDVAVNQMIARTNTPVAPWTVVPANDKYFARVQVIQTVVDAVKMELKRRGKD
- a CDS encoding biotin transporter BioY, coding for MNTNPEPDLDLVTEEIELPKPSLLAEVLLAIAGLLLTVFCTFVQVFATNPPWQWWEDGIYSNPLGTTYQVGAVLLTACLGGARAGAIAQLGYIMLGLAWLPIFAHGGGWDYWQQPTFGYLLGFIPGAWVCGWLAYRSQTKIETLALGCLVGLGVIHGAGIVYLGMMAVLKLGNPPILSLADLPQALLTFSLMALPGQIILVCLTAVLAYFLRRILFY
- the bioB gene encoding biotin synthase BioB, producing MVLASSRPPSPTNSPADRQGTLQAWLTGLSQRIIDGDRLTREEALQLAAIEGEENILLLCEAANRIREACCGNVVDLCSIINVKSGNCSENCGFCSQSSHHPDPNSPIYGLKTEAEILEQARAAAAAGAKRFCLVSQGRGPKYHSPKDREFEQILATVRQIIQETNIKPCCALGEVTPEQAQQLKEAGVTRYNHNLEASATYYDKIVSTHTWQDRVDTVKNLKAAGIQACTGGILGMGETWEDRIDLALALRELEVESVPLNLLNPRPGTPLGEQQKLNPYDALKAIAIFRFILPQQIIRYAGGREAVMGELQDLGLKAGINAMLVGHYLTTLGQPPERDQKLLASLGLEGGEAPIPGEYQS